One Nostoc punctiforme PCC 73102 DNA window includes the following coding sequences:
- a CDS encoding helix-turn-helix domain-containing protein, translated as MSENFSQEKAFECYDMHESKFLTPFQRKALLKNLQANLQPEYRRRIEIMLLADKGKSQSQICEILSCSQEMARYWIGLAEAGLAHKWNERPIGRPKTVNDQYIERLKELVSNSPREYGYAFSCWTAQWLSKHLANEFGIAITDRHVNRLLKKMGLSTKRKKSCPQETDKNKDTSITICDLQSNSEPSLHWSFNLIQTNN; from the coding sequence ATGTCGGAAAATTTCAGTCAAGAGAAAGCTTTTGAATGCTATGACATGCACGAGAGCAAGTTCTTAACACCTTTCCAACGGAAGGCACTGCTGAAAAACCTGCAAGCTAATTTACAACCAGAATATCGTCGGCGGATTGAAATTATGTTACTTGCTGATAAAGGTAAATCTCAAAGCCAAATCTGTGAAATCTTAAGTTGTTCTCAGGAAATGGCACGATACTGGATTGGTTTAGCAGAGGCAGGTTTAGCACATAAATGGAATGAGCGACCGATAGGTAGACCAAAAACTGTTAACGATCAATATATTGAACGCTTGAAAGAATTGGTAAGTAATAGTCCGCGTGAATATGGTTACGCATTTAGCTGCTGGACAGCACAATGGTTAAGTAAACATTTAGCAAATGAATTTGGCATTGCAATTACCGATCGCCATGTTAATCGGCTGCTAAAAAAAATGGGACTTTCTACTAAGCGCAAAAAATCTTGTCCACAAGAAACTGATAAAAATAAAGATACTAGTATTACAATCTGCGACTTGCAATCTAACTCTGAACCTAGTTTGCATTGGTCATTTAATCTAATTCAGACCAATAACTAA
- a CDS encoding HlyD family efflux transporter periplasmic adaptor subunit → MPNPSNNSSSAFAIPKPTEFHLVEDTNAIFHPQTQKTSEANDWFYGTEELLDALPKLWTRSMLYLLVGFAGIILPWAMLSKVDETGSARGRMEPEGATQKLDSPVTGSITAVNVKEGSTVKAGQILVQLESDVLRTDLQQVQTKLEGLLNRRSQLDLLKNQIILTINIQEQQNKSQELEKLAQVSQAQQNLDAKQSTYNSQRLEKLALVQQASQNISSTKIAQKLAKSRFSRDVTEVARYRQLVRQGAIPQIKVVELEKIAEESQRLQEQAKSDITQAKLRFKEELNRYQSLMSQAFSDIQQAKLSLQEQQSSYRSVVQAGRLAVLKNQEQLKDLQGQITSLQSEIAQTGSQIASLQLQMQQRIVRSPIDGTVFELPIHKPGSVVEPGQMIAQIAPNNTPLILKAQMPSQQSGFLKVGMPVKIKFDAYPFQDYGVVQGRVSWISPNSKVQAANQGNIETYELEISLLQPYIQTANKRIPLTPGQTASAEVVIRQRRIVDFILDPFKKLQQGGLDL, encoded by the coding sequence ATGCCAAACCCATCCAATAATTCATCATCCGCCTTCGCCATCCCAAAACCAACTGAATTTCACCTGGTGGAAGACACAAATGCCATCTTTCACCCTCAAACACAAAAAACATCTGAAGCAAACGATTGGTTTTACGGCACTGAGGAACTGCTAGATGCCTTACCAAAACTCTGGACGCGCTCCATGTTGTATTTACTGGTAGGCTTTGCTGGAATCATCTTACCTTGGGCAATGCTTTCTAAAGTTGATGAAACAGGGAGTGCTAGAGGGCGGATGGAACCTGAAGGAGCAACCCAAAAATTAGATAGTCCAGTTACTGGTAGCATTACCGCAGTCAATGTCAAAGAAGGCTCAACTGTAAAGGCAGGACAGATTTTAGTTCAATTAGAGTCTGATGTGCTGCGAACGGATTTGCAGCAGGTGCAGACAAAACTGGAAGGTTTATTGAATCGGCGATCGCAACTGGATCTTCTGAAAAACCAAATTATCTTGACTATTAACATCCAAGAGCAACAAAATAAATCCCAAGAATTAGAAAAACTTGCTCAAGTTAGTCAGGCACAGCAAAATCTAGATGCTAAACAGAGTACCTATAACTCACAAAGACTAGAAAAACTGGCTTTAGTACAACAAGCTAGCCAGAATATCAGTTCTACCAAAATTGCTCAAAAGTTAGCGAAGAGTCGTTTCAGCCGAGATGTCACAGAAGTTGCGCGTTATCGCCAGCTTGTGCGGCAAGGTGCAATTCCCCAAATCAAAGTTGTGGAATTAGAAAAGATTGCAGAAGAAAGTCAACGCTTACAGGAACAAGCAAAATCTGATATCACACAAGCAAAGTTGCGCTTCAAAGAAGAACTTAACCGCTATCAGTCGTTGATGAGTCAAGCCTTTTCAGATATTCAGCAGGCAAAACTTAGTCTGCAAGAACAGCAAAGCAGCTATCGCAGTGTGGTGCAAGCAGGTAGACTAGCGGTGCTGAAAAATCAGGAACAGCTTAAAGATTTACAAGGACAAATTACTAGCCTGCAATCAGAAATTGCTCAAACAGGAAGCCAGATTGCATCTTTACAGCTACAGATGCAGCAACGAATAGTGCGATCGCCTATTGATGGTACAGTTTTCGAGTTGCCTATCCACAAACCAGGATCTGTAGTTGAACCAGGACAGATGATTGCCCAAATTGCGCCCAACAATACTCCTTTGATTCTCAAAGCGCAGATGCCTAGCCAACAAAGCGGTTTTTTAAAGGTAGGAATGCCAGTTAAAATCAAATTTGATGCTTATCCCTTCCAAGATTATGGGGTAGTGCAAGGACGCGTTAGCTGGATTTCGCCTAACTCGAAAGTTCAAGCCGCTAATCAAGGTAACATCGAAACCTATGAGTTGGAAATCTCCCTACTTCAGCCCTATATCCAAACTGCCAACAAACGTATCCCTCTAACACCAGGTCAAACTGCAAGCGCAGAGGTGGTTATCCGCCAACGCCGGATTGTAGATTTTATTTTAGATCCGTTTAAGAAGTTACAACAAGGTGGTTTAGACCTATAG
- a CDS encoding peptidylprolyl isomerase has product MSNVLTVSPDDILNHIKLACQIPNILESIATRKIIEQEAKKAGIQIGLEELQRAADSLRLANQLLKAEDTWAWLEKYHLSLDDFEAIAENNLLSAKLANHLFADKAEQFFYAHQLDYIAAVTYEVVLDDEDLALELFYALQEGEISFQQIARQYIQNTEIRRAGGYQGIRLRTDFRPEIAAAIFAANPPQILKPITTPKGVHIIAVEEIIKPQLDEQRRLKIIGDLFTNWLKSQTAAMEIVTKLTKDVSPQVSKDVLIQA; this is encoded by the coding sequence ATGTCAAATGTATTGACTGTTTCTCCTGATGATATTCTTAACCACATAAAGCTTGCTTGCCAAATCCCTAATATATTAGAGTCGATCGCAACCCGAAAAATTATTGAACAGGAAGCGAAAAAAGCAGGTATTCAAATTGGTTTAGAAGAACTACAACGCGCAGCAGATAGCCTGCGTTTAGCCAACCAACTGCTTAAAGCAGAAGATACCTGGGCGTGGTTAGAAAAATATCATCTTTCTTTAGACGACTTTGAAGCAATAGCCGAAAACAACCTTCTCTCAGCCAAATTAGCAAATCATTTATTTGCAGACAAAGCTGAACAATTTTTTTATGCACATCAACTCGATTACATTGCAGCAGTTACTTATGAAGTTGTATTAGATGATGAAGATTTAGCGCTAGAACTATTTTATGCGCTGCAAGAAGGGGAAATTAGTTTTCAACAAATCGCCCGTCAATACATTCAAAATACCGAAATACGCCGGGCTGGAGGATATCAAGGAATACGTCTACGCACTGATTTTAGACCGGAGATTGCAGCAGCCATATTTGCTGCTAATCCCCCACAAATTCTCAAGCCAATAACTACTCCCAAAGGAGTGCATATAATTGCAGTAGAGGAAATCATTAAACCTCAATTAGACGAGCAAAGACGACTAAAAATCATCGGAGACTTGTTTACTAATTGGTTAAAGTCACAAACTGCTGCTATGGAAATAGTAACAAAGCTCACAAAGGATGTTAGTCCTCAAGTATCTAAAGATGTGTTAATACAGGCTTAA
- a CDS encoding peptidase domain-containing ABC transporter: MPSAFSQQYLAEQITQVLGNSLSKEELDTCLEGLKIVEPQVAKQFWQATTTNTGIYIVLSGKVRLLDSSNNLITTLFSGSSFGELTLFPEKEFSPYVARASANLKLCYINQETLQEVIRTSLSVRDRLLRRAEVWDLLLLCCYNSLIGHNGSVEETFKALSLFERHNLESGSLSANLTKDIKLWLLYRGELLDSHGQRLTPGNIHVNPKDGSLQVAQSAIAYSLSNADWQTALQHWPQLAELIDSQEPQTVLESEDFGLGTRKNSSQSPIPITPYPQRGHHLPQSPIPNIEPKQKQRKQRPYFPSPKVKAGHWLGRLTKRYPFFEQQSASDCGASCLVMISRYWGKRFNVNRIRDLTNVSRSGASMRGLTAAAESIGFSTRPVKASFDKLAQQPLPAIAHWEGKHYVVVYEVNKKRVIIGDPAIGQRTLTASEFKAGWTGYALLLQPTDLLKETQEATTAFWQFFDLVKPHSQVLLEVFLASVLIQVFGLVTPLFTQLLLDRVIVQGSTLTLNAVGLGLLIFGFFRVALNGLRQYLLDHTANRLSLTLLVGFIKHTFRLPLAFFESRYVGDIVSRVQENQKIQRFLTGEALSIGLDLMTVFVYLALMFWYSWQMALFSLAIVPPFVFLALVATPFLRRISREVFNASAKENSYLIQSLTGIRSVRSMAIEQTVRWHWEELLNNVIKKTFSGQVISNQLQIFSSSIESLVTTGLLWFGAWQVIQNQLTIGQLIAFNMLLGNVIRPFQRLVVLWNQLQEVIISTERINDVLEAEPEEDLQFQPRQSLSSLRGHIVFENVTFRYHPESEINVLENLSFEIKPEQTIAVVGRSGSGKTTLSKLILGLYLPTDGKILIDGQDVTNISLRSLRSQIGVVDQDTFLFGGTIQENISIAHPEVSQEEIIEAARLAGADEFIKLMPMGYETQIGEGGGMLSGGQRQRLAIARALLGNPCFLIFDEATSHLDAESERIIQHNLTKILQGRTSLIIAHRLSTVRNADLILVLDRGILVESGTHEQLIAKKGHYFYLNQQQLAQTG, from the coding sequence ATGCCATCAGCGTTTTCCCAGCAATATTTAGCTGAACAAATTACCCAAGTCTTGGGTAATTCGCTGTCAAAGGAAGAACTTGATACGTGTCTTGAAGGGCTGAAGATTGTCGAACCACAAGTAGCAAAGCAGTTTTGGCAAGCAACTACAACTAACACAGGAATTTATATTGTCCTGAGTGGTAAAGTCAGGCTGCTGGATAGCTCTAATAATTTAATTACCACTCTCTTTTCTGGATCGTCATTTGGCGAGTTAACTTTATTTCCAGAAAAGGAATTTAGTCCTTATGTGGCTAGAGCTTCGGCAAACTTAAAGCTTTGCTATATCAATCAAGAGACTTTACAAGAGGTAATTCGGACATCGCTTAGTGTCCGCGATCGCCTTTTAAGACGCGCAGAGGTCTGGGATTTGCTGCTGTTATGTTGTTACAACTCCTTAATTGGGCATAATGGCTCCGTTGAGGAGACCTTTAAAGCGCTATCTCTATTTGAGCGACACAATCTAGAAAGTGGTTCTTTGAGTGCCAATCTCACTAAAGATATCAAGCTTTGGTTGCTGTATCGGGGCGAACTGCTGGATTCTCATGGGCAAAGATTGACACCTGGAAACATCCACGTGAATCCCAAAGACGGAAGTTTGCAGGTAGCGCAATCAGCGATCGCTTACAGTTTGAGTAATGCGGATTGGCAAACAGCTCTACAACACTGGCCGCAATTAGCAGAGTTGATAGATTCCCAAGAGCCTCAAACTGTCCTGGAGAGTGAAGATTTCGGTCTGGGGACTAGGAAAAACTCTTCCCAATCCCCAATCCCCATTACCCCTTATCCCCAGAGGGGACACCACCTTCCCCAATCCCCAATTCCCAACATTGAGCCAAAACAAAAGCAAAGGAAACAACGACCGTACTTTCCTAGCCCAAAAGTAAAGGCTGGGCATTGGTTGGGACGCTTGACTAAACGGTATCCGTTTTTTGAACAACAAAGCGCCTCTGACTGTGGAGCATCTTGCCTGGTGATGATTAGTCGCTATTGGGGTAAACGCTTTAATGTCAACCGCATCCGAGATTTAACTAACGTCAGTCGCAGTGGAGCATCAATGCGGGGTTTGACAGCCGCAGCAGAAAGTATCGGCTTTTCTACCCGTCCGGTGAAAGCTAGCTTCGATAAACTAGCCCAACAACCCCTACCTGCGATCGCTCACTGGGAAGGTAAGCACTATGTTGTTGTCTATGAAGTCAATAAAAAACGGGTGATTATTGGCGACCCCGCCATCGGTCAACGTACCCTTACCGCTAGCGAATTTAAAGCCGGTTGGACTGGTTATGCCCTGTTATTGCAACCCACAGACTTACTCAAAGAAACCCAAGAAGCGACTACAGCATTTTGGCAGTTTTTTGATTTAGTTAAACCTCACTCGCAAGTACTGTTAGAAGTGTTTCTCGCTTCGGTGTTGATTCAGGTGTTTGGACTAGTTACACCTCTATTTACCCAGCTACTGTTAGACCGAGTAATTGTACAGGGTAGTACTTTAACTTTAAATGCCGTTGGTTTAGGCTTACTAATTTTTGGTTTTTTCCGCGTTGCTCTGAATGGACTGCGGCAATATCTACTAGATCACACAGCCAATCGTCTGTCACTAACACTGCTGGTAGGTTTTATTAAGCATACCTTTCGCTTGCCCCTAGCTTTTTTTGAGTCGCGGTACGTTGGCGATATTGTCTCTCGCGTCCAAGAAAATCAAAAAATTCAGCGCTTCTTAACTGGAGAAGCACTATCTATTGGTTTGGATTTGATGACAGTATTTGTCTATCTGGCATTGATGTTTTGGTATAGCTGGCAAATGGCATTGTTCAGTTTAGCGATCGTCCCGCCTTTTGTATTCTTGGCGCTGGTCGCTACACCTTTTTTGCGCCGCATTAGCCGCGAAGTTTTTAATGCTTCAGCTAAAGAAAACAGTTATTTGATTCAATCTCTCACGGGTATTCGCTCAGTTCGCTCAATGGCAATTGAGCAAACAGTCCGGTGGCATTGGGAAGAACTGCTGAATAATGTCATTAAAAAGACCTTTAGCGGTCAGGTAATTAGTAACCAACTACAAATTTTTAGTTCTAGTATCGAATCACTAGTTACTACAGGATTACTTTGGTTTGGTGCATGGCAGGTAATTCAAAATCAACTGACTATTGGACAATTAATTGCCTTCAATATGTTATTAGGTAACGTAATTCGACCTTTCCAAAGACTCGTTGTCCTGTGGAATCAGTTGCAAGAGGTGATCATTTCCACTGAGCGAATTAATGATGTTTTAGAAGCAGAGCCAGAAGAAGATTTACAATTTCAACCCCGTCAGAGTTTAAGTAGTTTGCGCGGTCATATTGTATTTGAAAATGTGACTTTTCGTTATCATCCAGAAAGTGAGATTAACGTGTTAGAAAACCTCAGTTTTGAAATCAAACCTGAGCAAACTATAGCGGTTGTAGGGCGTAGTGGTTCTGGAAAAACAACCCTCTCCAAACTGATTTTAGGGCTATATCTGCCGACGGATGGCAAAATTTTGATTGATGGTCAAGATGTGACTAATATTTCTCTGCGATCGCTCCGCTCCCAAATTGGCGTTGTAGACCAAGATACCTTTTTGTTTGGCGGTACGATTCAGGAGAATATCAGTATTGCTCATCCAGAAGTTTCGCAAGAAGAAATTATTGAAGCGGCGCGGCTAGCAGGAGCAGATGAGTTTATTAAGCTAATGCCAATGGGCTACGAAACCCAAATTGGTGAAGGTGGGGGTATGTTATCCGGTGGACAACGCCAACGCCTAGCGATCGCTCGTGCTTTGTTAGGAAACCCCTGCTTCTTGATATTCGATGAAGCAACCAGTCACTTAGACGCTGAATCTGAGCGGATTATTCAGCACAACCTGACAAAAATTCTTCAAGGACGCACAAGTTTAATTATTGCTCATCGTCTCTCTACAGTGCGTAATGCTGACTTAATTTTGGTTTTAGATCGGGGCATTTTGGTCGAAAGCGGCACTCACGAGCAATTAATCGCTAAAAAAGGACATTATTTTTATCTCAATCAGCAACAACTAGCGCAAACAGGTTGA